From the Dysgonomonas mossii genome, one window contains:
- the istB gene encoding IS21-like element helper ATPase IstB, producing the protein METNNKTAPVTQEKDQNVISLDLMNRMKLHGMAAAFRESLQSTIAETMTADGFLSLLLAREWDYRSDASIQRLIRQAGFRYKAYLENIDYTINRSLDRNHIERLSSLDFIRQGKNLFITGSSGTGKSYIATAIGYQSCKNGIRTNYANASKLMGALKVAKTKGIFEAELKKIERCQLLILDDLFLVPLDAKERSMLLDIIEDRHERKSIIVTSQLPVANWYDAIGEPTVADAILDRIVHSAHQIELTGESVRKMKVNKNK; encoded by the coding sequence ATGGAAACAAATAATAAAACCGCACCCGTTACTCAGGAAAAAGACCAAAATGTCATCTCTCTGGATCTGATGAACCGTATGAAACTACATGGTATGGCTGCCGCCTTTAGGGAAAGCTTACAGTCCACCATTGCCGAGACGATGACTGCTGACGGCTTCCTTTCATTACTGTTGGCCCGTGAATGGGATTATAGATCGGATGCTTCTATACAACGCCTGATTCGTCAGGCAGGCTTTCGTTACAAGGCTTATCTTGAGAATATAGATTATACCATCAATCGAAGTCTCGACCGTAACCATATAGAACGACTCTCATCGCTTGACTTTATCCGTCAAGGAAAGAATCTGTTCATTACCGGTTCATCCGGAACAGGCAAAAGTTATATTGCTACAGCCATTGGGTATCAGTCGTGTAAGAACGGAATACGAACAAACTATGCTAACGCATCCAAACTAATGGGAGCGCTAAAAGTGGCTAAGACAAAGGGTATCTTCGAAGCCGAACTCAAGAAAATAGAACGATGTCAGTTACTTATCCTTGACGATCTCTTTCTTGTACCTCTTGATGCTAAAGAACGTTCAATGTTGCTTGATATCATCGAGGATCGTCATGAACGCAAATCTATCATTGTGACATCCCAATTACCGGTTGCCAACTGGTATGATGCCATAGGAGAACCAACTGTGGCTGATGCCATTCTTGACCGCATCGTCCACTCGGCGCATCAGATAGAACTTACCGGTGAGAGCGTAAGAAAAATGAAGGTAAACAAAAACAAGTAA